A genomic stretch from Ovis canadensis isolate MfBH-ARS-UI-01 breed Bighorn chromosome 5, ARS-UI_OviCan_v2, whole genome shotgun sequence includes:
- the MFAP3 gene encoding microfibril-associated glycoprotein 3 isoform X1, protein MKPLRCLSTLVVSVIVPAAFALEDVDFNQMIPLGTNHSSSNASFLPSFELSADSHSGDDVIIAREGTSVSIKCLLTVDHYEQVSWYNSKGQQLDDRDRGGKWLVSDNFLNITNVAFADRGLYTCYITSPIRASYSVTLRVIFTSGDMSVYYMVVCLIAFTITLILNVTRLCMMSSHLRKTEKAINEFFRTEGAEKLQKAFEIAKRIPIITSAKTLELAKVTQFKTMEFARYIEELARSVPLPPLILNCRAFVEEMFEAVRVDDPDEMGERIKERPALNAQDGIFVINPEMGRSNSPGGDSDDGSLSEQGQEIAVQVSVHPQSETKSIDTDSQDSSHFSPPDDTGSTESNSNYKDGSYESCQL, encoded by the exons aTGAAGCCACTTCGTTGTTTATCCACTTTAGTGGTGAGTGTTATTGTGCCAGCTGCTTTTGCTTTGGAAGATGTAGACTTCAACCAAATGATCCCACTGGGAACAAATCACAGTTCTTCCaatgcatcatttcttccaagttttgaACTCTCAGCGGATTCCCACTCAGGTGATGATGTCATTATAGCCAGAGAGGGAACTAGTGTTTCAATCAAGTGTCTTCTCACAGTCGACCACTATGAACAGGTCTCTTGGTACAACTCAAAAGGACAGCAGCTGGATGACAGAGACAGAG GTGGAAAATGGTTGGTTTCTGATAACTTCCTGAATATCACCAACGTAGCCTTTGCTGACCGTGGGCTCTATACATGTTATATCACCTCTCCAATCCGTGCCTCCTACTCGGTCACCCTGCGTGTCATCTTCACCTCAGGAGACATGAGTGTCTACTACATGGTTGTTTGCCTGATTGCCTTTACGATCACTCTCATCTTGAATGTGACACGGCTGTGCATGATGAGCAGCCATCTTCGTAAAACTGAGAAAGCCATCAATGAGTTCTTCCGAACTGAAGGGGCAGAGAAACTCCAGAAGGCCTTTGAGATTGCAAAACGCATCCCCATCATCACCTCGGCCAAGACTCTGGAACTCGCCAAAGTCACGCAATTTAAAACCATGGAGTTTGCTCGTTATATCGAAGAACTGGCAAGAAGCGTCCCTCTGCCACCCCTTATTCTAAACTGCCGGGCCTTTGTAGAGGAGATGTTTGAGGCTGTGCGAGTGGATGACCCTGATGAGATGGGAGAGAGAATTAAAGAGAGACCTGCCTTGAATGCGCAGGATGGCATCTTTGTCATTAACCCAGAGATGGGCCGGAGTAATTCACCAGGAGGAGATTCGGATGATGGTTCCCTGAGTGAACAAGGCCAGGAGATAGCAGTTCAAGTTTCTGTCCACCCTCAGTCAGAGACGAAAAGTATTGATACTGATTCTCAAGACAGCAGTCATTTCAGCCCGCCTGATGATACAGGATCTACCGAATCGAACTCTAACTACAAAGATGGGTCATATGAAAGCTGCCAGCTGTGA
- the MFAP3 gene encoding microfibril-associated glycoprotein 3 isoform X2, translated as MSVYYMVVCLIAFTITLILNVTRLCMMSSHLRKTEKAINEFFRTEGAEKLQKAFEIAKRIPIITSAKTLELAKVTQFKTMEFARYIEELARSVPLPPLILNCRAFVEEMFEAVRVDDPDEMGERIKERPALNAQDGIFVINPEMGRSNSPGGDSDDGSLSEQGQEIAVQVSVHPQSETKSIDTDSQDSSHFSPPDDTGSTESNSNYKDGSYESCQL; from the coding sequence ATGAGTGTCTACTACATGGTTGTTTGCCTGATTGCCTTTACGATCACTCTCATCTTGAATGTGACACGGCTGTGCATGATGAGCAGCCATCTTCGTAAAACTGAGAAAGCCATCAATGAGTTCTTCCGAACTGAAGGGGCAGAGAAACTCCAGAAGGCCTTTGAGATTGCAAAACGCATCCCCATCATCACCTCGGCCAAGACTCTGGAACTCGCCAAAGTCACGCAATTTAAAACCATGGAGTTTGCTCGTTATATCGAAGAACTGGCAAGAAGCGTCCCTCTGCCACCCCTTATTCTAAACTGCCGGGCCTTTGTAGAGGAGATGTTTGAGGCTGTGCGAGTGGATGACCCTGATGAGATGGGAGAGAGAATTAAAGAGAGACCTGCCTTGAATGCGCAGGATGGCATCTTTGTCATTAACCCAGAGATGGGCCGGAGTAATTCACCAGGAGGAGATTCGGATGATGGTTCCCTGAGTGAACAAGGCCAGGAGATAGCAGTTCAAGTTTCTGTCCACCCTCAGTCAGAGACGAAAAGTATTGATACTGATTCTCAAGACAGCAGTCATTTCAGCCCGCCTGATGATACAGGATCTACCGAATCGAACTCTAACTACAAAGATGGGTCATATGAAAGCTGCCAGCTGTGA